One window from the genome of Megalobrama amblycephala isolate DHTTF-2021 linkage group LG4, ASM1881202v1, whole genome shotgun sequence encodes:
- the smyd1a gene encoding histone-lysine N-methyltransferase SMYD1a yields the protein MTVEKMDPVEVFAAGEKGRGLRVTKELSAGDVVFAEASFAAVVFDSLSLQVCHSCFRRQPNPHRCAQCKFAHYCDRTCQRAAWDEHKQECSAIRKIGKAPNENVRLAARIMWRIQKDTGLVSDEQLTTLDLLEDHLSKMTPEDLKELKVDVQHFYSYWPKKSKVVGEDYVSHIFGVINCNGFTLSDQRGLQAVGVGLFPNLCLVNHDCWPNCTVILNHGNQTALDASFHTKRRIELRALGKISEGEELTVSYVDFLNVSKDRQRLLKQQYYFDCKCEHCTKGIKDDLMTAVRDGQKPSAEVLKEVTDFSLQALVKIEEARTEGNFHEVIKICRECLQKQDPVFGDTNLHLLRVLSTASEVLSFLQQFEEASGYARRMVDGYAKLYHPNNAQLGMAIMRAGVTHWHAGLIEEGHGLICRAYAILLITHGAHHPITKDLEAMRTQTEMELRLFKQNEYVYQSMREAVLSNKPMSVAGEQVQIKATS from the exons ATGACCGTGGAGAAGATGGATCCTGTGGAAGTGTTCGCGGCCGGAGAGAAAGGCCGTGGCCTCCGCGTCACCAAGGAGCTGTCAGCTGGAGATGTCGTGTTTGCTGAGGCGAGCTTCGCCGCGGTCGTGTTCGACAG TCTCTCTCTGCAGGTGTGTCACAGCTGTTTCCGCCGGCAGCCAAACCCTCACCGCTGCGCACAGTGCAAATTCGCGCACTACTGCGATCGCACGTGCCAGCGCGCCGCATGGGATGAACACAAGCAGGAATGTTCTGCCATTAGAAAGATTGGAAAAGCTCCCAATGAGAACGTGCG TCTGGCCGCTCGTATCATGTGGCGTATCCAGAAGGACACGGGTCTGGTCTCCGATGAGCAGCTCACCACCCTCGACCTCCTGGAGGATCACCTGTCCAAAATGACCCCCGAGGATCTGAAGGAGCTCAAAGTTGACGTGCAACACTTCTATAGTTACTGGCCTAAAAAGAGCAAAGTGGTCGGAGAGGACTACGTGTCACATATCTTTGGTGTG ATCAACTGTAATGGCTTCACGCTGAGTGATCAGAGGGGTCTTCAGGCGGTGGGCGTCGGTCTCTTTCCCAACCTCTGTTTGGTCAATCACGACTGCTGGCCCAACTGCACTGTCATTCTCAATCATGGCAA TCAGACGGCACTGGATGCTTCATTCCACACGAAGAGAAG GATTGAGCTGAGGGCTCTGGGAAAGATCTCCGAAGGGGAAGAGCTGACCGTGAGTTACGTGGACTTCCTGAACGTGTCCAAGGACCGGCAGCGGCTGCTGAAGCAGCAGTATTACTTTGACTGCAAGTGTGAGCACTGCACCAAGGGCATTAAAGACGACCTGATGACGGCCGTCAGAGATGGACAGAAG CCGTCTGCTGAGGTGCTGAAGGAGGTGACGGATTTCAGTCTTCAGGCTCTGGTGAAGATCGAAGAGGCTCGTACTGAAGGAAACTTCCATGAG GTGATTAAGATCTGCCGCGAGTGTCTGCAGAAGCAGGATCCAGTGTTTGGAGACACAAACCTGCATCTGCTGCGCGTCCTCAGCACTGCCAGCGAGGTCCTGTCCTTCCTGCAGCAGTTTGAAGAGGCGTCCGGATACGCGCGGCGCATGGTGGACGGATACGC GAAGCTTTACCATCCCAATAACGCCCAGCTGGGCATGGCCATCATGAGGGCGGGCGTCACGCACTGGCACGCGGGGCTGATAGAGGAAGGTCACGGGCTGATCTGTCGCGCCTACGCCATCCTCTTGATCACACATGGAGCTCATCATCCCATCACCAAAGACCTGGAG gCGATGAGGACGCAGACAGAGATGGAGCTTCGTCTGTTCAAACAGAACGAGTACGTCTATCAAAGCATGAGGGAGGCTGTGCTCTCTAACAAACCCATGAGCGTCGCTGGAGAACAAGTGCAAATCAAAGCCACTTCATAA